The Chlorocebus sabaeus isolate Y175 chromosome 1, mChlSab1.0.hap1, whole genome shotgun sequence genome includes a region encoding these proteins:
- the EIF3M gene encoding eukaryotic translation initiation factor 3 subunit M gives MSVPAFIDISEEDQAAELRAYLKSKGAEISEENSEGGLHVDLAQIIEACDVCLKEDDKDVESVMNSVVSLLLILEPDKQEALIESLCEKLVKFREGERPSLRLQLLSNLFHGMDKNTPVRYTVYCSLIKVAASCGAIQYIPTELDQVRKWISDWNLTTEKKHTLLRLLYEALVDCKKSDAASKVMVELLGSYTEDNASQARVDAHRCIVRALKDPNAFLFDHLLTLKPVKFLEGELIHDLLTIFVSAKLASYVKFYQNNKDFIDSLGLLHEQNMAKMRLLTFMGMAVENKEISFDTMQQELQIGADDVEAFVIDAVRTKMVYCKIDQTQRKVVVSHSTHRTFGKQQWQQLYDTLNAWKQNLNKVKNSLLSLSDT, from the exons ATGAGCGTCCCGGCCTTCATCGACATCAGTGAGGAAGATCAG GCTGCTGAGCTTCGTGCTTATCTGAAATCTAAAGGAGCTGAGATTTCAGAAGAGAACTCAGAAGGTGGACTTCATGTTGATTTAGCTCAAATTATTGAAGCCTGTGATGTGTGTCTGAAGGAGGATGATAaag ATGTTGAAAGTGTGATGAACAGTGTGGTATCCCTACTGTTGATCCTGGAACCAGACAAGCAAGAAGCTTTGATTGAAAGCCTATGTGAAAAGCTGGTCAAATTTCGCGAAGGTGAACGCCCATCTCTGAGACTGCAGTT GTTAAGCAACCTTTTCCATGGGATGGACAAGAATACTCCTGTAAGATATACAGTGTATTGCAGCCTTATTAAAGTGGCAGCATCTTGTGGGGCCATCCAGTACATTCCCACTGAGCTGGATCAA GTTAGAAAATGGATTTCTGACTGGAATCTCACCACTGAAAAAAAGCACACCCTTTTAAGACTACTTTATGAGGCCCTTGTGGATTGTAAGAAGAG TGATGCTGCTTCAAAAGTCATGGTGGAATTGCTTGGAAGTTACACAGAGGATAATGCTTCCCAGGCTCGCGTTGATGCCCACAG GTGTATTGTACGAGCATTGAAAGAcccaaatgcatttctttttgacCACCTTCTTACTTTAAAACCAGTCAAGTTTTTGGAAGGCGAGCTTATTCATGAT CTTTTAACCATTTTTGTGAGTGCTAAATTGGCATCATATGTCAAGTTTTATCAGAATAATAAAGACTTCATTGATTCACTTG GCCTATTACATGaacagaatatggcaaaaatGAGACTACTTACTTTTATGGGAATGGcagtggaaaataaagaaatttctttTGATACAATGCAGCAAGAACTTCAGATTGGAGCTGATGATGTTGAAGCATTTGTTATTGACG CGGTAAGAACTAAAATGGTCTACTGCAAAATTGATCAGACCCAGAGAAAAGTAGTTGTCAG tcaTAGCACACATCGGACATTTGGAAAACAGCAGTGGCAACAACTGTATGACACACTTAATGCCTGGAAACAAAATCTGAACAAAGTGAAAAACAGCCTTTTGAGTCTTTCTGATACCTGA